Part of the Zingiber officinale cultivar Zhangliang chromosome 8A, Zo_v1.1, whole genome shotgun sequence genome, CCTAGGGTAGGGGTGcaaacgaatcgaatcgagccgaatatatagaaaaatgtaaagctcgaattcggctcgaaataggtatattcgagttcgagctcgattagaagctcgaaaaatttaaaatgtctGATTCGAGTTCGGTTTGAATTAGGGCTCGGATTtgagttcggctcgaaatattcgaacatgttcgcaaactattcaaattattgctcgaaaataggttcgaaaggctcgaaatttatttatttaatatatatttaacttatattaataaatattaagaccCACCAgcggctcgcgaacagttcgaaaaatataatttaaactcgagttcggctcgaaaaaaagttcgaacatgttcgagttcagctcgaattcgataaattcaaatacgaatcaaatatttttcgAGCCGACTCGATTCGTTTGTAGCCCTAACCTAGGGGCTGTCAAGGTGGGGCCAGTGCACAGGGCCCCACCTCAGgcagtgtgtatatatatatatatatatatatatatatatatatatatatatatatatatatatatataaaaagtaaaaattaataaaatatattcattagaaaaaaattaaaagatataattataaattttaaaatattatagattttttttataaaggtgtgtgtatatatatataaagtaaaaactaataaaatatcttcattagaaaaaaattaaaagatataattataaattttaaaatattatggaTTTTTTTATAAAGGTGCCCCTCCTATAAAAGAGAAAAATTCGTACGAGAGTAGACAAATCTTTTCCTATTTCTATTTCTCTAAACCttaattgatcctgtccaaaaatgGGAAGATGGCTAGCTGAGGATGTGATTGCTGTATTGACTAAATGTAGAATCTGCTCCGCTCTGCAACACAAGAAACGTCAGTGTCGGGCCAGAGAAGGGGTCCCCGGTATTGGCCcatcgacgctcaagtcaatcaccgtaATAGTAGAAGAAAGTGGAGCAACAGTGAACATAAgcatgaatagtgaataacgTGTACCTCCATCGGTGCTTGAACCCTCCTTTATATAGCGCCCTAGCTGGTAacgtgcacgctcctcgagacatgagcatgttctccaatttatcctatgaaaggacatgtcaaGAAAGTGTctttgacaccataccttaacagggcatgcatatccctgacaagacagtagaagcttccatcgtacTATCCGTATGTTGACCATGTCTTGTGTTAGCGGTACTATTTCCCAAAAGGATATTTAGAGATATATTAATGATCCCTCTGCTCGGCCGAGCGGGATAACCGCTCGGCTGGGCACTCCTCTGCTCAGACAGACTCAGTTGCTCTTCCTTGCAATGACTCGACTCGGTAGTTTATTTCCGCTCGACTGGATAATGTTCTAGTCGTCCCAACATTCCTTCTACTCTATGATGAGCGCCTGATAATCTTAGCTATACGGATGATCTGTTTGGACCAGTCTTTGCCGATTGGGCGCTTTTATGCCTGATTGGCCACTATAGGAGAGCTCCGctcggccccccccccccccccccccaccaaaCGCCCCGTTGGTGAGCCCGTTGATTTTCTGGcgttgacctccttgactttaacctccacaTTGGCTACTATCTACGTCCTTTGACCCACACTTAATGGGCCCCTCTTTATCACTGCATCACAAGCCTTTCTCTCAATGCTAGTTGAAGGAGACTGCAAGTTCGACTAACTGGACAAGTAGCGTCTTTGGTGACCTCCACATCTGATCAAACCTTCTTTATTCTCGAGCTCCTGATCAGATCACATGATCTTTGTCGTTTGGCTTCATTTTGCTGACCTAGGTGTGTAGCTGCTTCTTGAATGATATCTACTAAGGCTGGTGGTGGATCGACTGCTCCGCTAAATCATAGTTAGATACTGTGCTGATTGGGATGGTTGAAGACaacacttagcaaatttttcCTGTTCGACCAAACTTCTCGACTAGCTGGCAGATGGAAGTGATGAAGCCTCCCTCACTGAGCAAATACCGAAGTCGGTCGAACTATCTCCAGACAGCTACTAGTTTGGCCAGTCAGAAGTATCACATCCACCGCCTGCTATTGGAGAGCGTTTTATACGTGTTCAGACTGAACCCGATCTGAACGGGGATGCCATCCAGCCTAGGTATGTTCTTTCTTCTAttcatctttgaatctaactgatttttcttcctttcttGCAACCCAAATCATGCTGAGGGCGCGTTTGAGCGGCAAAAGCAGGCTTATAGACTCTGAAATCAATGTTGTGGGTGTGGCCGAGCTAGAGAGTCGTGGCCTACAGCCAACCACCCACTTTGACAATCCACTTGGTGAGGCTAGAGGGACACACGCGCTGGCTAGCGAGGGTGGAGCGAGTCAGATGACGGATAGCGATGTCGCGGCTGCTATAACAGACCTACCTCCCGAATGGCCTTGCATGTTGCCGATCGCAGTGCCCTTAGAGTCAGCCACATCAGGCGAGCCTCTAATATGACGCAAGAGGCATCGCGGGGAAGCTTCTTCCCGATCGGCCACTTCTAGCTTGCAGATCCCCGCAAGTACCAGTTTGCGCATCTCCTCTGAGCGGGGGTGAAACTTTATCACCCGCCTTTCCTGAGCTGATGGGTGTTCCGATTCCTACATTCGTGTAATTCGACCGAACACCATCTCTATTCACGTTGCCTTCGGGGACTATCTGTGCATCACTCATCGTGTTCATGCCACCACACTCCTTGTCGGCAATACAAGTATCCATCATTAGGTCATCCTCAATGCCCAAGTCCACGGGTGAAGCGACTTCTGAGCCCTCTGGTTCGAGCGACAAGAGGCACATAACGACCATCTTTCACTTGCCCACTGCTGAATGGCATCAATTGGATGACGCCGAGGCCCTTTCCCCTTAGCACTAACTTTGGATCCAAGGGCCACTAGCATAGGTGTGGGCCAATGCTAGGGTTCGCGCGACGGCCATCTCCCCGAGGGAGCTCGTGGACAACCACACTCGAATGCCCATTGAGGTATATATATTACTTCTAGATTTACTTGCTTGTACCCGCTCAACACTTTTCTTTGAGGTTGACAATGACATTATTCATCCACCAGTCTATCTTCTTCTCTATGCTAGTTAGACCGGTGTCGATGTCGTCGCTCGAGGGTCGATGAATGATGATGGTATCCTGGAGTATTCGGTCGGTAAGAAATCAACGTTACGTCATAGCAGTTGCACATGTTGTGCATCGGCGATTGATGGAAGGAGCAAAGCAATGATGTCTATGACTTGCCTTTTGCAGCTTTCGGGCGACCTATTGCTACATGCTGCACAACATGTGTTCTTGGCTCCTGGTGTGGCTATGGTGCGCCCAATCGGAGGCCCTTTGACAATTAATGGTTGATGGTCAACCGTCGTTCCAAGGGAGCAGTATGTTCGGCAAGTGCTTCCTTCCTCTGTGTCGCCTAGGCTTCCTCCACATCTATATATTTGCTGGCTCTGCGGAGTAGGTGGTCGAAGTACTTTGGCAGCCTCCGGATGAGGGAGCGGAAGGATTCCCCCTCGGTGATCCCCTGGGCGAAGGTGTTCACTAATATTTCTGAGGAGACcgatggaatatccatggccacctggttgaaccgcTTGATGTAGACCCTCAATGCCTCTTTAGATCATTGATTCAACGCGAACAGGTTaacgcttgtcttctggtagcgGCCACTGTTGGCGAAGTGGTGCAAGAATATCCcttggaagtctttgaagctatgaATCAATCCGATCGGCAGGCGTCTGAACCAACGTTGCGTTGATCTAGAAAGGGtagtgaggaagacccgacacttcactccgtcAGTACATTGATGGAGTATGACCGCATTATCAAACTTGGCTAGGTGGTCTTCCGGATCGGTTATTCCATTCTACTCCTCGATCGCCAGTGGGGTGTAGTGTCTTGGCAGAGAGTCGTCCAAGATCCCTTGAGAGAACTGTTGGTTGATCAACTCGGGCGAATCATTATTCCTTGGTGCTTTCCCTTTCCGCATGTTTTGATAGTGCACATCATCCGAGGAGAATCCTCGTTCCTTGTCTGCTCGGTACTACTCCTTTGATGGGGTATGGAACAATGCCCAATGGAAGGGGATCGGTGCGTTGGGCGTGCCCCTGTTGTGCCGGTCGACTTCTAATTCTATCCCCAAATGGATAAATGCTCCGCTCGATCCCTATATCCATCCTGATGTCTCACTGCTGATGTCGCGAGCTCATGTACCTAATGTTCGAACAACGACTGCTATTGTTGTTGCTTCACTATTTTTGCTGTGCGGGCTTATATCAGCATATCCAGCTCTTCCTTTGTTAAAGTCATAgtggtgagtcgtccaacgtTATCCATCTTCACATATCGGATGCAGGCTACATTCCCACATACAGCGGAATATGATCTTGTTGGAAAATCAGGAAGATGGCTAGCTGGAAATGTGGCTGCTGCATTAACTGAATGTTGACTCCGCTCTGCAACACAAGAAACGtcaatgccgagccagggaaggggcccccgcgttgaccctccgacgctcaagtcagtcatcgaaaTAGTAGAAGAGAGTGGAGCAATAGTGAGCACAAgcatgaatagtgaataacgcgtacctcTGCGCGGTGCatgtacccccccccccccctttatatagcgcTCAACGGGCGATGTGCACACTCCTCAAGGCATGACACATTTTTTAATTTGTCTTATGAAAAGACTTGTTAGGAAAGTATCTATGACATCAttccttaacagggcatgcatatctgATAAGACAgcagaagcttccgtcgtacgatccgccTATTGATAATGTCTTGTGTCAGTGACACTATATCCAAGAAGAATATTAAGAGATAAATCAATGATCCCTTTACTCGGCCAAGCGGGATAACCGCTCGACTGGGAACTCCTTTGCTCGGACGGACTCGACTGCTTTTCCTTGCGGTGACTCAACTTGATAGCTTGTTTCTGCCCGACCGGACAAACACTCCAGTCGTCCCAACGTTCCTTCTGCTCCGTGATGAGCGCCTGATGATTTTGGCTGTACGGGGGTTCTATTTGGACCAGCCTTTGCCTGTCGGGTGGTTCATGCCCGATTGGTCGCTACAGGAGAGCTCCGCTCGGGCCCTCCTTTGGTGAGCCCATTAGTTTTCTGGCTTTGACCTCtttactttgacctccacgtcgacTGCTATCTCCGTTCTTTGACCCGCACTTAATGAACCCCCTTTATCATCAATAATCTTTCGGAATTCACTTTTGTTCACTCTCAAACTCTTGGCCCACCCGATAGCCATCGTCTAGCGTCATCTTTGTCGCATCGTCGCATCACCGCCTCCGTCCACCGATTCTACACAGTAGTGCACACATGTAAACCCTtcgatttaaataaaatttccttacttgaattaaagagattttttttatacCGGGTCCTTTAAAGTCTAGGACCGACCCTGTTCTCCGCTTTCGGACAGATCAATAGGTACATGATTTACTTGGTCTATATGATTCAAACGGACATCGTACGAGGATTCAATAATCAAAGCGTGGGTGAAAGATGAACGATGGAGAGAAAATtcattgattagattagaacaaaGACTTACGAATGGAGGAACTATGTTTTATCATTCAAGGTTTTATAATTTCCAAAGGGCgtattatagtttttttttttttcccaaagGGCATACTCAATTTCAATATATAATATCCCTCCCATGCTTATCCCATTTTATTGACCCGAGTCACTGAATATTCGAGCCACCCAAACATCATGCTTAGCTTCTTGATTACCTAATTTGTACATGTTTTACACCGGATAACAATAGAGTAAAAAGGTGAAGCAAAATTTTAGATATAAGTTACTTTCCAAAGAAAATTGATTAGGGTTTCAGCTGAGCTTATTTTCTCGCATTATATATTCTACCAGCTACAGGTCTTTTGTTTATTTGAATGAATGAATGTGCAAATTAGAGGATCTTATTTATACTATGTGAATGGTTAAAAGAACTTCTTGATTCAATCAAATTTGATATGTCCAACTTGAATTGGACAAACCAAATTACAAATACATTCTCCCTTCacttgagttcatttgatttatGGATTTTGAAAGTAACGACTTAGATAAAGTCCCACTTAAAGGGGCACTATCTGAATGCATCCGAGTCTTCTATTTTAAATTCAATGGTTGAGATTGAACATTTAGGTCCTCTCATTTGGATGAGCCTTGTATGTCCCTCTTAATCCGACAAGGACACACCGTGACGAGAAGTTTAGCTAAATACATCCACATAATTACCAAACTATTCCTACATGTCTAATTACCAATAGGTACAGGTTTTAACATAAAATAAAGACAAATTAAAACTAGAAAAGAAGAACAATAGTTTAATGCGAATCTCATATGTGGAGGGACACATTGATCAAAAATCGCCACTGCACCAGCACACCTCCgataactgaaaaaaaaaaaaatcaaatccatTTGAAGTAACAACTAAAAGCATCAATAAAATCAAATATGTAGAGGGCCTTAATTTAACAGTTGATGTGTATTTATGGAGTTAAAGACTAAGTTCTATCCAGCCACACATGCATGGGCTACCGACATAAAGTAGCAATGAAACAAAGTGAAGAACGTACTTGGCTCTGCAGCTTGGGACAAGCTTCGACATATAGATTTGTTAGTCGTTCCATGAATTTCAATTCCTCGGGAATGAATGATAGCGCAGGGCAACCAGATAGGCACAAGGACTTCAAACGCGACTTTTTGAGCCAAATTGGCAAAGCCTCCAATTTGTTGCAATTTATTATTTCCAATGTCTCTAGGTTGGGGATCATCCTCAAACCATCCGGTAGATTCCTCAATTCTTGGCACCCAAATATCTGCAACATATTGACTTGCCGAAGGTTCTGCCAACCAACAAATTTAGAAATAGGCATTAGCATCTCATTGCTCAGAAAGAGTTTCAACGAAAGTGATTCTGGAAATCGCATATGAAATTCCTTGAGCTTTGGGCACTGAATTAGGGTCAATTCCTTAAGGCTCCTAAAAAGAAGTCGAGACTGTGTGTGCTTCAGGCCCACCCATTTCTCTAACCTAGGCATTTCAGAGAATGTGAGTCTCCTCAAATGCAAAAATACACAATTGTGATCTTTCCCGTAGAATGTTTCATCTACTACTTTGACTGAATCAAAACCACTGATTGCAACCTCCTTAAGGTTACGTAAATGTCCAAGTGGTGGTAGTCTCTCACACCTCCGGAGATTAATAAGATGAACTGTAGTCAAATTATTGAGAAGAGAATCTCTGTCGGCTATCATCAGCCAACTTGGGAATTTGTCGCTCATGTATGAAACCATCTTCAAGACAATCAAGTCTCGTAGGTTATGTTGGAAGCTTTGGGTTAGCTGCATTGTGGGCTCCAAAGTTCCTTCAGCAACCATATCATTCCACCATTCCCAATGCAACATCAACTCATTTAGACATTGATTTTCCAGTAAATTTGTAGGTGGACTGATATTCTTTTCTTCGGCTAATTCTAATCTTTCAAGGTGTCGTATATGCAGGGACTCAAGATTTGTAAGAGTTTGCAACTCTGATAGCATGACATTTCCAAGACCATCGATAGCATCATATCCCTGCAGCACTTCCAAATTTGTCAATTGCCCAATTCCGATAGGCATTCTAGTCAATGATGCACATCCATGCATCTTAAGCTGCATCAAGTTCTTCATGCTACACAAGTCATCCGGCAACTTTGAAAGATAACAACAATCTCCAACATCTAACTCTTTCAAATTCACAAGCCAAGTGATTGACTCCGGCAACTTTTGAATCCTTAGGAAGCCTGACAGTTTTAAAATCTGCAATTTTCTAAGCTTGTGGATTTGTCTTGGAAGCTCCTTAAGTTTGTTGCAACTAGATAAATTTAGAACACACAAATTGCCGAGGTAGCAGAGGGATTCTGGCAGTGTCTCTATCTTGTTCTCTGCAAGGTTGAGGTACCTCAAGCAATGCAATGTGCCAACCGAACTAGGGAGGTCTTGAATCATGATACCTCCCATATGTAACGTACATAAATGTTTGAGATTTACAAACATACTTTCAAGTATCTTTGATACTGTCTGATATTGATAAATTTGTTCTTTTTTCTCTTTCATGTGCAAGATCAAAGTTCTCAACCTGTTGGCTACTCCAGCCTTTTCAATgacttttttaatttttgaaatgttCTTCGAATGGATAGGTAGATATAAATGGCGGCATTGTAATGGTATCCTAGAACCTTCCCAAGCCTTCATTCTGAAAAAGCATGGATCTGTCTTGAAGTTGAATGGCACGTCGTATTCAGTGTTCTTCATCCAATTATATCTTAGAGTGCCTTCTGCAACCAATATTTCGAATAGATCTTCATCAGAACATTGATTTGAATATCTTCCAAACAATTCCTGGTATTGAAAATATCGTTCTCTCTCAATTGGCCAAGAATAATACTTTAATAAAGTATCAAGGTCATATCGTCTTAAAATCTCCTTATCTAGTCTCGTGTTTATCCGCCTATATATGAGTCCTAAACCCTTTACCAATAGAGGATATTTAAGTGGAATTTGCATATCAGTAACAGCAGCAGGAGAAGCCTTCTCTTTGTGATTGCTATTAGCTTCAATTGGATGGACAAATGTTGAATACCTTAATAATATTCTTGCCCCTGTATCTTCGGACagcatgtttaatttgtaattcttgATGTAGAATTCCATTCCAAAcacataaaaacaatcaccaGTTAGAATGACTTTGCTCCCCGGTGCACCACAATGAAGGAGCTTCAACATAAATTCCTTCCACTTGTATGCAAAAAGATGACTTACTTGAACGCCATCCAAGATGAGCAAGTATCTATCTCCACCAAAATGTTCATTGATAAGTGGCCAATAATCCGTGTTTGTACATGACTTCCCGGTATATTTTGCaatttctttggcgatcacgTTACTCTTGAAATCTCTAATAGATCTAATAGATAAAGGAGCATCCAACCATATCCGATGTTGGAAATGTCGGTGCACCCAAGGGTGATGATAGATTGTGCGGGCCAGGGTTGTCTTCCCATTCATGGTACCTGctagataattattattattggcctttaaaaaaaataaaagaaattaaagtAATTTCATGCAATTGAAGTTACTAATCAAATGTAACttatctaaataataataataattattttaatggatataaataagaataataattatAATCGATGCACAAAAATAAAGATATTGTACATATATTGTTCCTCTCTGCctataaataaaaaacataataatATTCCATCATAGGAATGAATTGAGTGCTTTcataaagaaaggaaaggagataAATCAATATCAAAATGATTGCATTTTGACTTCTTCTTCAAGTTTAGGTATATAAAACATATAGATTTTAAGATCATTTCACAAAATAAATATAATGATCATGTAAATTAACATGTGGTATCATAGCTTTATTAAGAAATCTATACGTTTCATATATGAATTTATTATGCTTATAAATTAATAGATGTATTAATGATATTTAGTAGCTTTAATATATATATTGTATAATAAAGATTAATATATGACATCatgtatatataaatttatgtacTAATTTATTACCGTTTATGGATTCGGTTAATGATTATAATATACATGCATGTTTTAAAGATAATTAAGATTGATTATATTTATGATATAAATATATGCATGATTTTATGTTAATTAAGATAATTTGTGATAATCAAAGTGACCATACTAAAATAATTAATTGTCatgtataaattaattatttatttatcatacttataaaatatctaaaataataataaataaatgagattcattgattattaaaattatggattttacaaaaatgatttttttaaagatagtgacataaatgaagaaaattaaaatttttgaaccaaatatattttttatccaaagatgacATATGTATTTGattggaaattttaattttttaataatatgaaaCATTTAATTTTTGATAGCATATTGTAATATTAGCCCAAAGATGAATTACAAGATATTCTAATATTTATCTAAATTTGTATGTCTAATTTATAGTAGTTTTCTTCATTCGCAAGCTTATTTTATTACTGTGTTTAATGATTTGAACTTCTCTGAATGGAGTGAGCAAGTTAATTTTCATTTAGGTATATTGAATCTTCACTTGACactattaaagaaaaaaaaatctattgtTATTATTAATTCAAGCAGTGAGGAAGATAATTCAAATACAAAGCATGGGAAGATCTAACAAATTATGCCTTATGTTTATGTGAATGACTATCACAAACAACATTAAGATTACCATTCCACAAACAAAAAATGCAAAAGAATATTTAAACTTTATGGAAGAACATTTTTGTTCTACTAATAAGTCACTCACTGGAACATTAATGGCACAATTCATGACCATAAAATTTGATGGATAGTGTAGTATGCAAGAACATACCATTGAGATGACTAATACTACATCAAGATTAAAGACTTTAGAAATGATTGTGGATGACTCCTTCTTAGTTCAATTTATTCTATTTATTCTGAACTCACTACTTCCTAAATATGATGTTTTTCAAATTAGCTATAACATTATTAAGTTAAAGTGCAATGTTAATGAATTGAAAAGCAAACTTATTCAAGAGGAAAACAGACTTAAGAATTTGGAAGGACATTCTATCAACCTCACTACTCAAGGAACCAGTAAAGCACTAAAAGTAACAGCTAGCCAAAAgttttaagaagaaaacaaaaggccTATTAAAGGTCCTCATGCTGATAAGAAGGAATACAATaatgataagtgttatttttATAAGAAAGAACATTATCAAAAAGATAACCGTAAACGCAAGGTTGGGTTCAAAAAGAAAGATATATTAAAAACTTATGTTTGTTTTGAATCAAACTTGATTGATGCTCCTTGTTGAAGATGACTCATATCTAGTCGGTACAGGGCACGACTGTGTTGGGAGGCACAACCAGACCATGTCGTCCGCTGTGGGTTTTGGCG contains:
- the LOC122010789 gene encoding putative disease resistance protein RGA3 → MATASKLRHVLMKILPAPEMVAQGKTFHISNHLDMIRNSLWTINSFLLDATLSVVEQPDVAEWMKDVGVAVEDVDSLLKRILDYWEPNEEDEVEKKRMMISNFLSMSSRQAILVELKDMACMLNYLVNRGAALGLWVETMDSMDPTHDDYSAILNEEVIGREEDIDQIIELLQQQQCDEDGNAPFIITLEGTMNGKTTLARTIYHHPWVHRHFQHRIWLDAPLSIRSIRDFKSNVIAKEIAKYTGKSCTNTDYWPLINEHFGGDRYLLILDGVQVSHLFAYKWKEFMLKLLHCGAPGSKVILTGDCFYVFGMEFYIKNYKLNMLSEDTGARILLRYSTFVHPIEANSNHKEKASPAAVTDMQIPLKYPLLVKGLGLIYRRINTRLDKEILRRYDLDTLLKYYSWPIERERYFQYQELFGRYSNQCSDEDLFEILVAEGTLRYNWMKNTEYDVPFNFKTDPCFFRMKAWEGSRIPLQCRHLYLPIHSKNISKIKKVIEKAGVANRLRTLILHMKEKKEQIYQYQTVSKILESMFVNLKHLCTLHMGGIMIQDLPSSVGTLHCLRYLNLAENKIETLPESLCYLGNLCVLNLSSCNKLKELPRQIHKLRKLQILKLSGFLRIQKLPESITWLVNLKELDVGDCCYLSKLPDDLCSMKNLMQLKMHGCASLTRMPIGIGQLTNLEVLQGYDAIDGLGNVMLSELQTLTNLESLHIRHLERLELAEEKNISPPTNLLENQCLNELMLHWEWWNDMVAEGTLEPTMQLTQSFQHNLRDLIVLKMVSYMSDKFPSWLMIADRDSLLNNLTTVHLINLRRCERLPPLGHLRNLKEVAISGFDSVKVVDETFYGKDHNCVFLHLRRLTFSEMPRLEKWVGLKHTQSRLLFRSLKELTLIQCPKLKEFHMRFPESLSLKLFLSNEMLMPISKFVGWQNLRQVNMLQIFGCQELRNLPDGLRMIPNLETLEIINCNKLEALPIWLKKSRLKSLCLSGCPALSFIPEELKFMERLTNLYVEACPKLQSQLSEVCWCSGDF